One genomic region from Arthrobacter sp. FB24 encodes:
- a CDS encoding MFS transporter, whose amino-acid sequence MTIVEQNPAQPQTAPGRIRLQRKSLLATGVGNLLEWFDWTIYTVASVYLAGSLFNSGNPMSSLLSTLAVFAVGFLMRPIGGLVFGPLADKWGRRKVLLTTMFLMAGASLGIALIPSYASIGSWASFLLLVARLVQGFAHGGEATTSYAYIAEIAPPKRRGLWSSTVFIAVGSGSLLATFFMALLTGVLSKTEMMEWGWRLPFAAGALLAVAALWLRRGMMESEHVATAPGGSAVTPWSPRQVFQAGVKLFLYEAGSTLTYYTWVTSAAIYAIGVKGMDPGQAFFMSVIAQVVYIAFLPVSGWISDHWGRKATTLISLVGIAATVFPLWGLMSSEPWTLLVAQTVGLLLVAFITGSKPAAISEQIPTRYRTRIFGVSISLGVAVCGGTASYLSTWLYSIGSGWIFNVYVIAVAAVSSAVVLTWKNNKGVPLDQI is encoded by the coding sequence ATGACGATTGTTGAGCAGAACCCAGCCCAACCCCAGACAGCCCCCGGACGCATCCGGCTTCAACGTAAATCCTTGCTCGCCACGGGCGTGGGTAACCTGCTCGAATGGTTCGACTGGACCATTTACACGGTTGCGTCCGTGTACCTAGCGGGCAGTCTCTTTAACTCCGGCAACCCGATGTCGTCACTGCTCAGCACACTGGCTGTCTTTGCCGTCGGCTTTCTAATGCGGCCCATCGGTGGACTCGTTTTTGGTCCCCTGGCGGACAAATGGGGGCGCCGTAAAGTGCTGCTCACCACCATGTTCCTCATGGCCGGTGCCAGTTTGGGAATTGCCCTGATTCCGTCCTACGCGTCGATCGGCAGTTGGGCCTCCTTCCTGCTGCTAGTGGCACGGCTGGTCCAGGGCTTTGCCCACGGCGGAGAGGCAACGACGTCGTACGCATATATCGCGGAGATTGCCCCGCCCAAGCGACGCGGCCTGTGGTCCAGCACAGTCTTCATAGCCGTAGGCTCCGGTTCCCTACTCGCCACCTTCTTCATGGCACTCCTTACTGGCGTCCTCAGCAAGACTGAAATGATGGAGTGGGGATGGCGGTTACCCTTCGCCGCTGGTGCCTTGCTCGCTGTGGCTGCATTGTGGTTGCGCCGGGGCATGATGGAAAGCGAGCACGTGGCCACTGCCCCCGGCGGCAGCGCGGTGACGCCATGGAGTCCCCGTCAAGTCTTCCAGGCCGGGGTGAAGCTGTTCCTGTACGAGGCAGGCTCCACTTTGACCTATTACACCTGGGTGACCTCGGCGGCGATCTATGCCATTGGCGTCAAGGGGATGGATCCGGGTCAGGCTTTCTTCATGAGCGTGATCGCACAAGTGGTGTACATTGCGTTCCTGCCGGTTTCGGGATGGATCTCGGACCACTGGGGCCGCAAGGCAACGACCCTGATCTCCCTGGTAGGTATTGCAGCCACCGTTTTCCCCCTATGGGGTTTGATGTCGAGTGAGCCCTGGACGTTGCTGGTGGCTCAGACCGTCGGGCTGTTGCTGGTTGCGTTCATCACAGGGTCTAAACCAGCCGCCATCTCCGAGCAGATCCCGACACGATACCGCACCCGCATCTTCGGAGTCTCAATCTCACTGGGCGTTGCAGTCTGCGGCGGAACGGCGTCCTACCTGAGTACATGGTTGTACTCCATCGGATCCGGTTGGATATTCAACGTCTACGTCATCGCTGTCGCAGCAGTATCCAGTGCTGTCGTTCTTACTTGGAAAAACAACAAAGGCGTCCCATTGGATCAGATTTAG
- a CDS encoding 1-phosphofructokinase family hexose kinase — protein sequence MSLITQKTSRAGEAARHGALSTRRTGKESEQEAVGRRQVVVTLTPSPVVDRVYFFEDLVPGTVNRALTVEQYLGGNGINVARTLRLAGNLTRAVAPVSAKDPSGLELMRREGELIRTVLVSPPTRINTVLVSSDGSTTNANQKPGLLPEAEWRSVCEATLDELRTLDADWLVVAGALPMTTDGNPVDLRWLLAQVQQLGVKVCLDVNGADLGRWATSGLVDLVKPNLPELESVAGRQLSTLGDVVAAARELVDAGVGTVLASMGADGLIGVCPNGVRWARVPTAPVINTTGAGDAALAGFLSEGSTITCGNGGSPWTIAFSAALARSAAWGALAVACSTTLLQSLNGTPDVTVQEPDATFRLNHY from the coding sequence ATGAGCCTCATCACTCAAAAGACCAGCCGCGCAGGAGAAGCCGCCCGGCACGGGGCGCTCAGCACCCGCCGAACCGGGAAGGAGTCAGAGCAAGAGGCTGTCGGCAGACGGCAGGTCGTGGTGACACTGACTCCGTCCCCGGTGGTGGACCGTGTCTACTTCTTTGAAGATTTGGTGCCCGGGACCGTCAACCGGGCGCTCACTGTCGAGCAGTACTTGGGTGGAAACGGCATCAACGTCGCCCGCACCCTGCGGCTGGCCGGTAACCTCACCCGCGCGGTCGCGCCGGTATCGGCCAAGGATCCTTCCGGGCTGGAACTCATGCGCCGGGAGGGCGAGCTTATCCGCACGGTTCTCGTGTCGCCCCCCACGCGCATCAACACCGTGCTGGTTTCCTCGGACGGATCCACCACTAACGCCAACCAGAAGCCAGGACTCCTGCCGGAGGCCGAATGGCGGTCAGTGTGCGAGGCCACCCTGGATGAGCTCCGCACTTTGGACGCCGACTGGCTGGTCGTGGCGGGAGCCCTGCCCATGACAACCGACGGGAACCCTGTGGATCTTCGATGGCTGCTAGCACAGGTCCAGCAGCTTGGGGTCAAAGTATGTCTGGATGTCAACGGTGCCGACCTGGGTCGCTGGGCTACGAGCGGCCTGGTTGACCTAGTGAAACCGAACCTACCGGAATTGGAGTCCGTCGCCGGGCGCCAATTGTCGACTCTCGGGGACGTTGTAGCGGCAGCCCGGGAACTCGTGGACGCAGGAGTCGGCACGGTCCTCGCCAGCATGGGCGCCGACGGTTTGATCGGGGTCTGCCCGAACGGTGTCCGATGGGCCCGCGTTCCAACAGCCCCGGTTATCAACACCACCGGCGCCGGCGACGCGGCCCTGGCGGGCTTCTTAAGTGAAGGAAGCACCATCACGTGTGGTAACGGCGGAAGTCCCTGGACCATAGCGTTTTCCGCCGCCCTGGCACGATCCGCGGCCTGGGGAGCACTGGCTGTCGCCTGTTCGACAACCCTGCTCCAAAGCCTTAACGGAACTCCAGACGTCACCGTGCAGGAGCCTGATGCTACCTTCCGCCTCAACCATTACTGA
- a CDS encoding transketolase family protein, which translates to MKAQRDVWGQTLVDLARTDLRVAVVDGDLATSTKADLFADAFPDRFFEIGIAEQNMVGVAFGLSTLGFRPWLSTFGVFLTHRALDPIRMLVSQTGAPVKIAASYAGLLNGSSGKTHQDIEDLAIMRAMPGMTVIAPADAVEAEAATRWAAEHEGPVYLRLARDAVADVFNPGYSFVQGAVHILREGDGAILVSTGVQSSRVMDAAGLLAAEGIETRVVHVPCLKPLDEAALLTALSGPAPIFTIEEHSIIGGLGGLVSELVTGTTLGKTVTRLGLADAWSESAPNAYLLDKYGLSAVRVAEQVSHALADD; encoded by the coding sequence GTGAAGGCGCAACGCGACGTTTGGGGACAGACCCTTGTGGACCTCGCCCGTACGGACTTGCGGGTGGCCGTCGTGGACGGGGACCTCGCCACATCAACCAAAGCCGACCTTTTCGCAGACGCCTTCCCGGACCGCTTCTTCGAAATCGGTATAGCGGAACAGAACATGGTCGGTGTAGCGTTCGGTCTGTCTACGTTGGGCTTCCGACCATGGCTGTCCACGTTCGGCGTCTTCCTGACCCACCGCGCCCTCGATCCGATTCGCATGCTGGTGTCTCAGACCGGTGCGCCGGTGAAGATTGCCGCTTCCTACGCAGGGTTGCTCAACGGCAGCAGCGGCAAGACGCACCAGGACATCGAGGACCTTGCCATCATGCGGGCCATGCCGGGCATGACCGTAATCGCCCCGGCCGATGCCGTGGAAGCCGAGGCAGCAACCCGGTGGGCGGCGGAACACGAGGGCCCGGTATACCTGCGGCTTGCCCGGGACGCCGTCGCCGACGTCTTTAACCCTGGCTATTCCTTTGTCCAGGGGGCAGTCCATATCCTGCGCGAGGGCGACGGTGCCATCCTGGTCTCCACGGGCGTCCAGAGCTCCCGAGTGATGGATGCTGCCGGCCTGCTGGCGGCAGAGGGAATCGAGACGCGCGTCGTGCATGTTCCGTGTCTCAAGCCCCTGGACGAGGCGGCCCTGTTGACGGCCCTGTCCGGGCCTGCCCCGATCTTCACCATCGAAGAGCACAGCATTATCGGAGGACTCGGCGGGCTCGTTAGCGAGCTCGTCACCGGCACCACGCTTGGCAAGACTGTCACCCGACTTGGCTTGGCAGACGCCTGGTCCGAATCCGCTCCAAACGCGTACCTGCTCGACAAGTACGGGCTTTCGGCAGTGCGCGTCGCTGAGCAAGTCAGCCACGCCCTGGCCGACGACTAG
- a CDS encoding NAD-dependent succinate-semialdehyde dehydrogenase yields MSITHNREDAVLDSVPTGLLINGQWRPAASGKTFEVEDPATGKILMAIADAGVEDSLAALDAAAAAQDSWAQVPARERGEILRRAFEMVTARAEDFALLMTVEMGKPLAEARGEVTYAAEFLRWFSEEAVRTSGRYSVSPDGKSRLLVTKKPVGPCLLITPWNFPLAMATRKIAPAVAAGCTMILKPAKLTPLTSQLFAALMQEAGLPAGVLNVIPSTTAGATTGPLIKDTRLRKLSFTGSTEIGRRLLADASETVLRTSMELGGNAPFIVFEDADIDAAVTGAMLAKLRNMGEACTAANRFIVHKSVATQFIEKFAVKMADMTTARGTEPESKVGPLIDAKSRDKVHELVTNAIDSGAAAVIGGRPVDGPGYFYEPTILTGVTEGTRILSEEIFGPVAPIITFTTEDGAVRLANNTEYGLAAYVYTRDLNRGIRMGERLETGMLGLNTGVISNAAAPFGGVKQSGLGREGGHEGIEEYLDTQYIGVADPYAS; encoded by the coding sequence ATGTCCATAACCCATAACCGAGAGGACGCGGTGCTGGATTCCGTCCCGACCGGCCTGCTGATCAACGGGCAGTGGCGCCCGGCCGCGTCCGGTAAGACGTTCGAGGTCGAAGACCCCGCCACCGGCAAGATCCTCATGGCCATCGCTGACGCAGGAGTCGAGGACAGCCTCGCGGCCCTGGACGCGGCCGCTGCCGCGCAGGACTCCTGGGCACAGGTCCCGGCCCGTGAACGCGGCGAAATCCTGCGCCGCGCCTTCGAAATGGTCACCGCCCGCGCCGAAGACTTCGCCCTGCTCATGACCGTGGAAATGGGCAAACCACTAGCCGAGGCCCGCGGCGAGGTCACCTACGCCGCCGAATTCCTGCGTTGGTTCTCCGAAGAAGCCGTCCGCACCTCCGGCCGCTACTCGGTCTCCCCGGACGGCAAATCCCGGCTCCTGGTCACTAAGAAGCCCGTGGGTCCCTGCCTGCTGATCACCCCGTGGAACTTCCCGCTGGCCATGGCCACCCGCAAGATCGCCCCCGCCGTGGCCGCCGGCTGCACCATGATCCTCAAACCCGCCAAACTCACACCACTGACCTCCCAGCTCTTCGCCGCGCTCATGCAGGAAGCCGGACTGCCCGCCGGTGTCCTGAATGTCATCCCCTCCACCACCGCGGGCGCCACCACCGGTCCGCTGATCAAGGACACCCGGCTCCGCAAGCTCTCCTTCACTGGATCCACCGAGATCGGCCGCCGCCTGCTCGCCGACGCCTCCGAAACCGTGCTGCGCACCTCGATGGAACTCGGCGGCAACGCCCCGTTCATCGTCTTCGAAGACGCCGACATCGACGCCGCCGTCACCGGGGCGATGCTGGCCAAGCTGCGGAACATGGGCGAGGCCTGCACGGCCGCGAACCGTTTCATCGTCCACAAGTCCGTGGCAACCCAATTCATCGAAAAATTCGCCGTGAAAATGGCCGACATGACGACGGCCCGCGGCACGGAGCCGGAGTCCAAGGTCGGTCCCCTGATCGATGCGAAGAGCAGGGATAAAGTCCACGAACTCGTCACGAACGCCATCGACTCCGGCGCCGCCGCCGTGATCGGCGGCCGACCCGTGGACGGCCCAGGCTACTTCTACGAGCCCACCATCCTCACTGGCGTCACCGAAGGCACCCGCATCCTGTCCGAGGAAATCTTCGGACCCGTCGCCCCCATCATCACCTTCACCACCGAGGACGGGGCCGTCCGGCTCGCGAACAACACCGAGTACGGCCTGGCCGCCTACGTCTACACCCGCGACCTGAACCGCGGCATCCGGATGGGCGAACGCCTCGAAACCGGCATGCTCGGCCTCAACACCGGCGTCATCTCCAACGCAGCCGCACCGTTCGGCGGCGTCAAGCAGTCCGGTCTGGGCCGCGAAGGCGGCCACGAAGGCATCGAAGAATACCTCGACACCCAATACATAGGCGTAGCTGACCCTTACGCCAGCTAG
- a CDS encoding EAL domain-containing protein — protein MDEQWRITYWNRASERLYGLRPGDALGMKITDLGIIGGAEPPGQRATVQEIAETLAHGRDWAGELWMRHRTGRDFPVHATVSPIRGRHTVPVAVVAISKDITDRKHSEAILRRLSAMVESSGDAIIGADLTGAITSWNAGATRMFGWSSREAVGQSYRLLTTRDASGFDSDVAARIGGGTFVTGVHARWRCRDGSLIDVELTVSPVYGPDGAQVGASAIARDVTEIQRLKAAAAAERERLLAAQEMAHVGSIEYIVATGETWHSEEFSRIIGRADNALDTREAMLGLTHPEDQDLVRQVWKSLENGADSADFEYRILKGDGELRWLHSRIRSAKSPDGRPLRFLDTVLDITERKNAEQILEWRARHDALTGLPNRYMVTEVLQGCLDRASRPVVMFVDVDRFKLINDGIGHGAGDTILILLGERLKAAVRAGDTVARFGGDEFVVVCENLLMRGAKVLAERIRESTRLPFEVDGRRIYLNVSIGIALAGAEDTAELMLQGADSAMYRAKSAGGDSSAVYDVRMTGSAAGRLDLESDLRLALGRGELSLNYQPIIEIATETPVGFEALLRWHHPVHGSIPPDTFIPVAEETGLILPIGTWVLEEAFRQVQEWRRELCGAENFSAAVNVSGRQLVAKDFPDLVEAAILAAGIDPAAVHLEVTETVLMDQPDLPKETLHRLSRLGVGLSIDDFGTGYSSLSYLKWLSARTLKIDRTFVEELGNDPHGATIIELVLGMAGSLDLGVIAEGVETQDQLSELRRLRVPLAQGFLWSKPLPAERVPAWLAAALPDAILRRDSR, from the coding sequence ATGGACGAGCAGTGGAGGATTACGTACTGGAACCGCGCGTCGGAGCGGCTCTACGGGCTCCGCCCCGGGGACGCGCTGGGGATGAAGATTACTGATCTCGGAATTATCGGCGGAGCTGAGCCGCCAGGGCAGCGGGCCACCGTTCAGGAGATCGCGGAGACACTCGCCCATGGCCGGGACTGGGCCGGTGAGCTCTGGATGCGGCACCGTACGGGCCGTGACTTCCCGGTGCATGCTACGGTCAGCCCGATTCGCGGCCGGCACACGGTGCCGGTGGCGGTGGTGGCCATTTCGAAGGACATCACGGACCGTAAGCACAGTGAGGCGATCCTGCGGCGGCTCTCAGCGATGGTGGAATCTTCAGGGGATGCGATCATCGGCGCTGATCTCACCGGGGCTATTACGAGCTGGAACGCCGGGGCCACCCGAATGTTCGGCTGGAGTTCCCGGGAGGCTGTAGGGCAGAGCTACCGCCTGCTGACTACCCGTGATGCGTCCGGTTTCGACAGTGACGTCGCAGCACGCATTGGCGGCGGAACGTTCGTCACCGGGGTGCACGCGCGCTGGCGCTGCAGGGACGGGTCGTTGATCGACGTGGAGCTGACCGTATCTCCTGTTTATGGTCCGGATGGCGCCCAGGTGGGTGCTTCAGCGATTGCCAGGGACGTCACCGAGATTCAGCGGCTGAAGGCAGCAGCTGCGGCCGAGCGTGAACGACTTCTGGCCGCCCAGGAGATGGCCCACGTCGGAAGCATCGAGTACATTGTGGCAACCGGTGAGACGTGGCATTCGGAGGAGTTTTCCCGGATCATCGGACGGGCGGATAACGCATTGGATACCCGCGAGGCGATGCTGGGGCTGACGCACCCGGAGGACCAGGACCTGGTTCGCCAAGTGTGGAAGAGCCTGGAGAACGGGGCGGACTCCGCGGATTTTGAATACCGGATCCTGAAGGGGGACGGCGAGCTGAGGTGGCTGCATTCACGGATCCGGAGCGCTAAGAGTCCGGACGGCAGACCTCTCCGGTTCCTGGACACTGTCTTGGACATCACTGAGCGGAAGAACGCAGAGCAGATTCTGGAGTGGCGGGCCCGCCATGACGCCCTGACCGGCCTGCCGAACCGATACATGGTCACCGAGGTACTCCAGGGCTGTCTGGACCGGGCCTCCCGGCCGGTGGTGATGTTCGTCGACGTGGATCGGTTCAAACTGATCAATGACGGCATCGGCCATGGAGCCGGTGACACGATACTCATACTGCTGGGAGAACGGCTGAAGGCCGCGGTGAGAGCCGGCGATACGGTGGCCCGGTTCGGGGGCGATGAATTCGTCGTGGTCTGCGAGAACCTCCTGATGCGTGGTGCCAAGGTGCTGGCTGAACGGATCCGGGAATCCACCCGCCTTCCCTTCGAGGTCGACGGGCGCAGGATTTACCTGAATGTCAGCATCGGCATCGCATTGGCGGGCGCGGAGGACACGGCCGAATTGATGCTGCAGGGAGCAGATTCTGCGATGTACCGGGCCAAATCAGCAGGGGGTGATTCCTCTGCGGTCTATGACGTGCGGATGACCGGGAGTGCCGCAGGTAGGCTGGACCTTGAATCCGATCTGAGGCTGGCCCTGGGCCGCGGTGAGCTCTCCCTCAACTACCAGCCAATCATCGAGATCGCCACCGAAACCCCTGTCGGTTTTGAGGCGTTGCTGCGATGGCACCATCCGGTTCACGGTTCGATCCCGCCTGATACGTTCATTCCGGTTGCCGAGGAGACGGGCCTGATCCTCCCCATTGGCACGTGGGTCCTGGAGGAGGCCTTCCGCCAGGTACAGGAATGGCGGAGGGAGCTGTGTGGCGCGGAGAACTTTTCCGCGGCAGTGAATGTTTCCGGTCGCCAGCTCGTGGCGAAGGACTTCCCGGATCTTGTGGAAGCGGCCATCCTCGCCGCCGGCATTGACCCAGCTGCGGTCCACTTGGAAGTCACTGAAACGGTGCTGATGGACCAGCCGGACCTGCCCAAGGAAACCCTGCACCGGCTCTCCCGCCTTGGCGTCGGGCTCTCCATCGATGATTTCGGCACCGGGTACTCATCCTTGAGTTATTTGAAGTGGCTCTCAGCCCGGACATTGAAAATAGATCGCACTTTCGTTGAAGAACTCGGAAACGACCCTCACGGCGCGACCATTATCGAACTCGTCCTCGGCATGGCCGGAAGCCTGGACCTCGGGGTGATAGCGGAAGGGGTGGAAACCCAGGACCAGCTTTCCGAACTTCGCCGTCTGCGCGTACCCCTCGCCCAAGGCTTCCTGTGGAGCAAACCCCTGCCGGCTGAGCGTGTCCCGGCATGGCTGGCGGCGGCCCTTCCCGACGCAATCCTTCGTCGGGATTCCCGATAG
- a CDS encoding zinc-binding dehydrogenase has product MSISTKSLPLPTSAPAAVRTSLQPRSIRVFEQDLPVPGPGEVLVRTEYCGLCGSDLHIWNGDDGYDWVPCGTVLGHEIVGTVVRVNGSSAIAPGTRVVAVAQSGCGDCPACASEYANGCAHRLTLGLSQDGGAAGFVRIPFAQLIPVPEHIPALTAVLTEPLSVAARAVASRGLVTHADAVVVSGPGTIGILAALVCKHLGARVVLKGPERDVAARSGLAAQLGLELVAELPPGYRPNVWIEAAGAAAALDDAVRELSVLGRLVVVALYGSPPVVAANDAVRKELNVITSYSSHRADYQLALRILQERPDLGDLLVDVVPLRNIALAFEKVGRGIAPKVAVAP; this is encoded by the coding sequence ATGAGCATATCGACCAAGTCGCTGCCCCTCCCGACGTCGGCGCCCGCCGCTGTCCGTACTTCCCTGCAGCCCCGCAGCATTCGCGTATTCGAACAGGACCTCCCAGTTCCTGGCCCTGGCGAGGTCCTGGTCCGGACCGAGTACTGCGGACTGTGCGGATCCGACCTGCATATCTGGAATGGCGATGACGGGTACGACTGGGTACCTTGCGGCACCGTGCTGGGACACGAGATAGTGGGAACTGTGGTCCGAGTAAACGGATCGTCAGCAATCGCGCCCGGGACACGCGTTGTCGCGGTGGCGCAGTCTGGTTGCGGCGACTGCCCGGCCTGCGCATCGGAGTACGCCAACGGCTGCGCCCACAGGCTCACCTTGGGCCTCTCACAGGACGGCGGGGCGGCCGGCTTTGTCCGCATCCCGTTTGCGCAGCTGATCCCGGTACCTGAACACATACCTGCGCTGACCGCGGTTCTCACGGAACCACTGTCGGTGGCAGCCCGGGCCGTGGCCAGCCGCGGACTCGTCACGCATGCCGACGCCGTGGTGGTCAGCGGCCCCGGCACGATCGGCATACTTGCGGCTCTGGTGTGCAAGCACCTCGGCGCACGCGTTGTACTCAAGGGGCCGGAACGCGACGTTGCTGCACGCTCCGGACTGGCGGCACAGCTTGGTCTTGAGTTGGTGGCGGAGCTGCCGCCCGGGTACCGGCCGAACGTCTGGATCGAAGCGGCCGGCGCCGCTGCGGCACTGGACGACGCCGTCCGCGAGCTGTCTGTCCTGGGCCGTCTCGTGGTGGTCGCTTTGTACGGCTCCCCTCCGGTGGTGGCGGCCAACGATGCCGTGCGCAAGGAACTGAACGTCATCACCAGCTACAGTTCACATCGCGCTGACTATCAGCTTGCCCTCCGCATTCTCCAGGAACGACCCGACCTGGGCGATCTCCTGGTGGACGTGGTGCCGCTTCGGAATATTGCTCTGGCATTCGAGAAGGTGGGTCGAGGAATAGCGCCGAAAGTAGCCGTCGCGCCCTAG
- a CDS encoding SDR family NAD(P)-dependent oxidoreductase: MNAPTTALITGGAQGIGAQAANTLASRGWRIIVADLNEGPAKDLAEELNRQYPVGSAHLGFGVDVADEVSVDSLHAAVADETARIDGLVNCAGNILRQPAEELDIAQWRRLLDIHLTGSMLMAKTFYPMLKAARGSIVNIGSVGSTLGLPGRTAYATAKTGMLGLTRTLAVEWGRHGIRVNAVAPGYVNTEMVRSGLRNGTLSETTLIGRTPLGRLAEPEEIASVIAFLLSPDASFVHGELIKIDGGLTIDGTFS; the protein is encoded by the coding sequence ATGAACGCTCCCACTACCGCCCTGATTACAGGCGGCGCGCAAGGAATCGGCGCGCAAGCGGCAAACACTCTCGCCAGTCGCGGCTGGCGCATTATCGTGGCCGACCTCAATGAAGGACCTGCCAAGGATCTCGCCGAGGAACTCAACAGGCAATACCCGGTGGGCTCCGCGCACTTGGGCTTCGGTGTGGACGTTGCCGACGAGGTAAGCGTCGATTCCCTCCATGCGGCTGTCGCGGACGAAACCGCACGGATCGACGGCTTGGTCAACTGTGCGGGAAATATCCTCCGGCAGCCGGCTGAGGAACTCGACATCGCCCAGTGGCGCCGACTCCTGGACATTCACCTGACCGGTTCCATGCTCATGGCCAAAACGTTCTATCCGATGCTCAAGGCCGCGCGTGGCTCCATTGTCAACATAGGTTCAGTTGGCTCCACCTTGGGGCTGCCGGGCCGAACTGCATACGCCACCGCCAAGACTGGCATGCTCGGCCTGACACGAACCCTGGCGGTTGAATGGGGCCGCCACGGCATCCGCGTCAATGCAGTGGCGCCTGGATACGTCAACACCGAGATGGTCCGCAGTGGCCTGCGAAACGGAACGCTTAGTGAAACGACCCTCATCGGGCGCACTCCCCTGGGCCGGCTCGCGGAACCCGAGGAAATCGCCTCGGTCATCGCGTTCCTCCTGTCCCCCGACGCATCCTTTGTCCATGGGGAGCTAATCAAGATCGACGGCGGCCTCACCATCGATGGAACGTTCAGTTAG
- a CDS encoding SDR family oxidoreductase, with protein MERNLEGRVALVTGASSGIGASVVRRFLAAGARVHGVARRQEALNAVSPEHLLSGQFVPHALDVSDTAGARALAQRLSVEDPIDTLICAAGTNVPRRRFAELDDESFDHIMKTNVYGVFTLLSATLDQLREKHGDVVIISSIAASWPDHSGAAYGASKSALLGLARGASRDEHGNGIRVCSILPGIVDTPILDLRPSPPPREVRDWAVHPDDVAEAAYCAVSLPPRSNIAEISVVATRLQSLGNTQAATPELPLSMRS; from the coding sequence ATGGAGAGAAATCTTGAGGGCCGGGTGGCCCTCGTCACAGGAGCTAGCAGCGGAATCGGTGCCAGCGTAGTCCGCCGGTTCCTCGCAGCCGGCGCCCGGGTACATGGCGTAGCCCGTCGGCAGGAAGCCCTGAATGCAGTAAGCCCTGAACATCTTCTCAGCGGACAGTTTGTGCCGCATGCCCTGGACGTCTCGGACACGGCCGGGGCCCGCGCCCTCGCCCAGCGGCTCTCAGTCGAGGATCCCATCGACACCCTCATCTGCGCGGCCGGCACTAACGTTCCGCGCCGGCGCTTCGCGGAGCTGGACGACGAAAGCTTCGATCACATCATGAAGACCAACGTCTACGGAGTTTTCACCCTTTTGTCCGCCACCCTGGATCAGTTGCGTGAAAAGCACGGCGACGTCGTCATAATCTCGAGCATTGCTGCGAGCTGGCCGGACCACAGTGGGGCAGCGTACGGGGCGTCGAAGTCCGCGCTGCTGGGTCTCGCCCGTGGCGCCTCCCGGGACGAGCACGGTAACGGCATCCGGGTGTGCAGCATCCTGCCTGGCATCGTAGACACCCCCATCCTTGACCTGCGTCCGAGCCCGCCACCCCGGGAGGTCAGGGACTGGGCAGTCCATCCGGACGATGTTGCCGAGGCCGCCTATTGCGCCGTTAGCCTGCCACCCCGTAGCAACATCGCCGAGATAAGTGTCGTGGCCACGCGGCTGCAGTCCCTGGGCAACACCCAGGCAGCGACGCCGGAGCTGCCCCTTAGCATGCGCAGCTGA